In the genome of Ancylomarina subtilis, one region contains:
- a CDS encoding sigma-70 family RNA polymerase sigma factor, with product MRQLKITKSITNRESASLDKYLQEIGKEDLITVEEEVELAQRIKKGDQRALEKLTRANLRFVVSVAKQYQNQGLSLPDLINEGNLGLIKAAEKFDETRGFKFISYAVWWIRQSILQALAEQSRIVRLPLNQVGSLNKINKAFSKFEQEHERKPSPEELADTLELPADKVADTLRVSGRHISVDAPFVDGEDNSLLDVLINDDSPIADRSLLNESLTREIDRALATLTERESDIIKLFFGIGIQEMTLEEIGEKFGLTRERVRQIKEKAIRRLRHTSRSKLLKTYLG from the coding sequence ATGAGACAATTAAAGATAACAAAATCAATTACCAATCGTGAGAGTGCTTCTCTTGATAAGTATTTGCAAGAGATTGGTAAAGAAGATCTTATTACTGTAGAGGAAGAAGTTGAATTGGCACAGCGGATCAAAAAAGGTGATCAAAGAGCCTTGGAGAAGTTAACAAGAGCTAATTTACGTTTTGTTGTTTCTGTAGCTAAACAATACCAAAATCAAGGTTTAAGTCTACCTGACTTGATTAATGAAGGTAATTTAGGTTTGATTAAGGCAGCTGAGAAATTTGACGAGACTCGTGGTTTTAAATTCATTTCTTATGCGGTATGGTGGATTCGTCAATCGATTTTGCAGGCTTTGGCTGAGCAGTCTCGTATTGTTCGTTTGCCATTGAACCAAGTTGGATCTTTGAATAAGATCAACAAAGCTTTTTCTAAATTTGAACAAGAGCACGAGAGAAAACCATCTCCTGAGGAGTTGGCTGATACTCTTGAATTACCTGCTGATAAAGTTGCTGATACCCTTCGTGTATCAGGACGTCATATTTCAGTAGATGCACCTTTTGTTGACGGAGAAGATAATTCTTTACTTGATGTACTGATTAATGATGACTCACCAATCGCTGACCGTAGTTTATTGAACGAATCGCTGACAAGAGAGATCGATCGTGCCCTGGCTACTCTAACAGAAAGAGAAAGTGATATTATCAAGTTATTTTTCGGTATTGGAATTCAGGAAATGACTCTTGAAGAGATCGGTGAGAAATTTGGTTTAACACGTGAACGTGTTCGTCAGATTAAAGAGAAAGCGATTCGACGTTTAAGACATACTTCAAGATCTAAACTGCTTAAGACCTACTTGGGTTAA
- a CDS encoding trypsin-like peptidase domain-containing protein produces MNSKVFFGRLLTAVLGGLIAVSIFIYLDKGSPESESVSSPGQQLTTTRNFDSHLVDLSYAAETSVKSVVHVKTLYAGKSSGSIYDFFFGNGRSYHSQPTMGAGSGVIISDDGYIVTNNHVVRQSDRIEVVLHDKRVFKAKLIGQDASTDIALLKIKGEGFPKMDIGDSEALKLGEWVLAVGNPFNLTSTVTAGIISAKSRNIGIMGGRMSIESFLQTDAAVNPGNSGGALVNAKGQLVGINTAIESRTGSYSGYSFAIPESIFKKVIADLKKYGEVQRAFLGVSIRSVDADLAGKLKLDEVAGVYIDGVNADGAADEAGIRSGDVIIEIDNKKTNTSSQLQEQISQYAPGDKINILVKRKGKKKHFDLTLRNMIGGTQLIKDSQIDLLGAEFQKISKKDMYSLRIPYGMQVSKLVDGKLKNAGIKKGYIIISINDKPISSENDIRKALSEIEDEGVFISGIYPNGMHKYYAFSLVQD; encoded by the coding sequence ATGAATTCTAAAGTGTTTTTTGGAAGACTATTAACAGCAGTTCTGGGAGGTTTAATTGCTGTTTCAATTTTTATTTATCTGGATAAAGGAAGTCCTGAAAGTGAGTCGGTATCTTCTCCAGGACAGCAACTCACGACTACAAGGAATTTCGATTCCCACTTGGTTGATTTGTCTTATGCAGCTGAGACCTCGGTAAAATCAGTCGTTCACGTGAAAACCTTATATGCGGGAAAGTCTTCGGGTTCTATCTATGATTTCTTTTTTGGCAATGGACGCTCTTATCACTCTCAACCGACAATGGGGGCAGGTTCGGGTGTTATTATTTCGGATGATGGTTATATTGTTACCAATAATCATGTGGTCAGGCAATCAGATCGTATAGAGGTTGTTTTACATGATAAACGGGTATTCAAAGCCAAATTAATCGGGCAGGATGCATCGACTGATATCGCCTTATTAAAAATAAAGGGAGAGGGCTTTCCTAAAATGGATATTGGTGATTCTGAAGCATTGAAACTAGGCGAATGGGTATTAGCAGTAGGTAATCCCTTTAATTTAACCTCAACCGTTACAGCTGGAATTATCAGCGCCAAATCGAGAAATATTGGTATTATGGGGGGACGTATGAGCATTGAATCATTTCTGCAGACAGATGCGGCAGTAAACCCCGGAAATAGTGGGGGAGCATTGGTCAATGCTAAAGGACAACTCGTTGGGATCAATACAGCTATTGAGTCGAGAACCGGTTCCTATTCCGGCTATTCATTTGCTATCCCTGAAAGTATTTTTAAAAAAGTTATTGCTGATTTGAAAAAATATGGTGAAGTTCAACGGGCATTCTTGGGTGTTAGTATCAGAAGTGTAGATGCGGATTTAGCCGGGAAATTAAAACTTGATGAGGTCGCAGGTGTGTATATTGATGGCGTGAATGCTGACGGTGCCGCTGATGAAGCCGGTATTCGTTCGGGTGATGTAATCATCGAAATAGATAATAAGAAAACAAATACAAGTTCACAATTACAGGAACAAATTAGTCAATATGCTCCTGGTGATAAAATAAATATTTTAGTAAAAAGAAAGGGGAAAAAGAAACATTTTGACTTAACTTTACGTAATATGATTGGTGGTACCCAACTGATTAAGGATAGTCAGATCGATTTATTGGGCGCAGAATTTCAAAAGATATCAAAAAAAGACATGTATTCCCTGAGAATTCCATATGGAATGCAGGTGAGCAAATTAGTTGATGGAAAATTGAAAAATGCAGGAATAAAGAAAGGGTATATAATTATTAGTATAAATGATAAGCCTATTTCCAGCGAAAATGATATTCGTAAGGCTTTAAGTGAGATAGAAGACGAGGGGGTATTTATTTCGGGTATTTATCCCAATGGAATGCATAAGTATTATGCTTTTTCTTTGGTGCAAGATTAA
- the dapF gene encoding diaminopimelate epimerase, with amino-acid sequence MQICFSKYQGTGNDFILIDNRDRSFPSENISLVEKMCDRRFGIGCDGLMLLENEEGFDFKMRYFNSDGREGSMCGNGGRCIVAFAWKLGIIKDKVHFIAVDGEHFADVSHDDKQLIVKLQMQDVLEIENGDDFYFLNTGSPHYTKFIEGHASFDTVTNGKAIRYNDRFKNEGTNVNFISGAGNHIQVSTYERGVEDETYSCGTGVVASCISAKLQFKPKDNHFYVKTKGGNLEVVFDHKGDQQFENIWLKGPATFVFDGKLDI; translated from the coding sequence ATGCAAATCTGCTTTTCAAAATACCAAGGAACTGGTAATGACTTCATTCTGATTGACAACAGAGACAGATCTTTTCCATCTGAAAATATTTCACTCGTAGAAAAGATGTGCGACAGACGTTTTGGAATTGGTTGTGATGGCTTAATGCTACTCGAAAACGAAGAGGGATTTGATTTTAAAATGAGATATTTCAACTCTGATGGCAGAGAAGGAAGTATGTGCGGAAACGGTGGGCGTTGCATTGTTGCATTTGCCTGGAAACTGGGTATCATAAAAGACAAGGTTCACTTTATAGCTGTTGACGGTGAACATTTTGCTGATGTCAGCCACGACGATAAACAACTGATTGTGAAATTACAAATGCAAGATGTGCTTGAGATTGAAAATGGCGATGATTTTTATTTCTTAAATACTGGCTCTCCGCATTACACTAAATTCATTGAGGGGCATGCCAGTTTCGATACAGTTACAAATGGTAAAGCCATCAGATACAATGATCGATTTAAAAATGAAGGAACAAATGTCAATTTCATATCTGGCGCAGGGAATCATATTCAGGTGAGCACCTATGAGCGCGGTGTTGAAGACGAAACCTATTCCTGCGGAACCGGTGTTGTTGCTTCCTGTATCTCCGCCAAATTACAATTCAAACCCAAAGACAATCATTTCTATGTCAAAACCAAGGGAGGTAACTTAGAGGTTGTTTTTGATCACAAAGGAGATCAACAATTCGAAAACATTTGGCTGAAAGGTCCTGCTACATTTGTTTTTGATGGCAAGCTTGATATCTAA